In one Flavobacteriales bacterium genomic region, the following are encoded:
- a CDS encoding TerB family tellurite resistance protein translates to MRTNDFQPLLLRTAVTALACDGNIDQAEVDAVKQMAENEIYFLGYEYQQPFDVFLETIKARGRAAVEEYLSELKQAPLNNRQKLLLVEVLIRVIDADDQWAQNEKAFLHMAIGQMQIPLEDLIAGFPKHADVLSDDHSASFDDSFHDVLSEK, encoded by the coding sequence ATGAGAACCAACGACTTCCAACCGCTGCTGCTCCGCACTGCCGTGACTGCCCTCGCGTGCGACGGGAACATCGACCAGGCAGAAGTGGACGCCGTTAAGCAGATGGCCGAGAATGAGATCTACTTTCTGGGCTACGAGTACCAGCAACCGTTTGATGTTTTTCTCGAAACCATCAAAGCGCGTGGCAGGGCTGCAGTAGAGGAGTACTTGAGCGAATTGAAACAGGCACCGCTGAACAACCGCCAGAAGCTCCTGCTCGTTGAAGTGCTCATTCGCGTCATTGACGCTGACGACCAATGGGCACAGAATGAGAAAGCGTTCCTGCATATGGCTATTGGCCAAATGCAGATACCGCTCGAGGACCTCATTGCAGGGTTCCCAAAGCATGCTGATGTACTTAGTGACGACCACTCGGCCAGCTTTGACGATTCCTTCCATGATGTCCTCAGCGAAAAGTGA